A genomic stretch from Thermomonospora umbrina includes:
- a CDS encoding COX15/CtaA family protein, translating to MSPVADRSVNPLARVRDAVWRPTPASLRLLALLSVIANAGIIVTGGAVRLTKSGLGCPTWPQCTPDSMIPTSSPEHSAVNMAIEFGNRTLTFLVLASAAAVFVAAVRSVPRRRDLVRLAAVQPIGVLAQAGWGGVTVLTDLHPAVVASHFMLSPVLIIAAVALYVRSGEGDEPVRPLVGPRLRALALSLVPVAALLMVAGTIVTGTGPHAGDDRAERFGFDIAQVTRVHGALAWITVALTVAVLIAVRRTDAPRALRRRVWDLVAIELAQGAVGYVQYFTGVPALLVGLHMLGSALLWIAVLRVAFATRDRGPLAATPAPEPTTAASAEPAASQPAPHPA from the coding sequence ATGAGTCCCGTGGCTGACCGTTCCGTGAATCCCCTGGCCAGAGTCCGTGACGCGGTCTGGCGGCCGACACCCGCCTCGCTGCGACTGCTGGCCCTGCTGTCGGTGATCGCCAACGCGGGCATCATCGTCACCGGCGGCGCGGTCCGGCTCACCAAGTCCGGTCTGGGCTGTCCGACCTGGCCGCAGTGCACGCCGGACAGCATGATCCCGACGTCCTCGCCCGAGCACTCGGCGGTCAACATGGCCATCGAGTTCGGCAACCGGACGCTGACCTTCCTGGTCCTGGCGTCGGCGGCGGCCGTCTTCGTGGCGGCCGTGCGGTCCGTGCCCCGGCGCCGCGACCTGGTGCGCCTGGCGGCCGTCCAGCCGATCGGCGTCCTGGCGCAGGCGGGCTGGGGCGGTGTCACGGTGCTGACCGACCTCCACCCGGCGGTCGTCGCCTCGCACTTCATGCTGTCGCCCGTCCTGATCATCGCCGCCGTGGCCCTCTACGTCCGCTCCGGCGAGGGCGACGAGCCCGTGCGCCCCCTGGTCGGCCCCCGGCTCCGCGCCCTGGCCCTGTCCCTGGTGCCGGTGGCGGCGCTGCTGATGGTCGCCGGCACGATCGTCACCGGTACCGGCCCGCACGCGGGCGACGACCGGGCCGAACGGTTCGGCTTCGACATCGCGCAGGTCACCCGTGTGCACGGCGCGCTGGCCTGGATCACGGTCGCGCTCACCGTCGCCGTGCTGATCGCCGTTCGGCGCACCGACGCGCCACGCGCCCTGCGACGCCGGGTCTGGGACCTGGTGGCGATCGAGCTGGCCCAGGGCGCGGTGGGCTACGTCCAGTACTTCACGGGCGTCCCGGCGCTCTTGGTGGGCCTGCACATGCTCGGCTCGGCCCTCCTGTGGATCGCCGTCCTCCGCGTCGCCTTCGCCACCCGCGATCGCGGCCCGCTCGCGGCGACCCCGGCCCCCGAGCCCACCACCGCCGCCTCCGCCGAGCCCGCCGCCTCGCAGCCGGCCCCGCACCCCGCCTGA
- a CDS encoding heme o synthase has translation MTVLINKPETEVEGAAGVVPADVVPAVPARRPIGALVRAYVGLTKPRVIELLLITTLPPMFVAAGGLPPLATVLATLAFGTMSAGAANAINCFIDRDIDAKMRRTRRRPLARAQVSPAEALVFGIVLAVASTVGFLVTVNALAAGLSVAAIAYYVFVYSLLLKRRTSQNVVWGGIAGCMPVLIGWAAITDGLDWTPFVLFLVVFLWTPPHTWTLAMRYREDYAVANVPMLPVVATERRVIVESLLYTWATVAASLALWPVAGMSAVYGTVAVVLGAVLLAEGHRLLHNVRSGMTGVKLRPMRFFHLSNVYLALLFSAVAIDPLLF, from the coding sequence GTGACGGTGCTCATTAACAAGCCCGAGACCGAGGTCGAGGGGGCCGCCGGGGTCGTCCCGGCGGACGTCGTGCCGGCCGTGCCGGCCCGCCGCCCGATCGGCGCGCTCGTGCGCGCCTACGTGGGGCTCACCAAGCCGCGCGTCATCGAGCTGCTGCTGATCACGACGCTGCCGCCGATGTTCGTGGCCGCCGGGGGTCTGCCGCCGCTGGCGACCGTGCTGGCCACCCTCGCGTTCGGCACCATGTCCGCCGGGGCGGCCAACGCGATCAACTGCTTCATCGACCGCGACATCGACGCCAAGATGCGCCGCACGCGGCGGCGGCCGCTGGCGCGCGCCCAGGTCAGCCCCGCCGAGGCGCTGGTCTTCGGGATCGTGCTGGCGGTGGCGTCCACGGTCGGCTTCCTCGTCACGGTGAACGCGCTCGCGGCGGGCCTGTCGGTCGCCGCCATCGCCTACTACGTGTTCGTGTACTCGCTGCTGCTCAAGCGGCGGACCTCGCAGAACGTGGTGTGGGGCGGCATCGCCGGGTGCATGCCGGTCCTCATCGGCTGGGCGGCGATCACCGACGGCCTGGACTGGACCCCGTTCGTGCTGTTCCTGGTGGTGTTCCTGTGGACGCCGCCGCACACCTGGACGCTGGCCATGCGGTACCGCGAGGACTACGCGGTCGCCAACGTCCCGATGCTGCCGGTCGTGGCCACGGAGCGGCGGGTGATCGTCGAGAGCCTGCTCTACACGTGGGCCACCGTGGCGGCCTCGCTGGCGCTGTGGCCGGTCGCCGGGATGAGCGCGGTGTACGGGACGGTCGCGGTCGTGCTCGGCGCGGTCCTGCTGGCGGAGGGCCACCGGCTGTTGCACAACGTCCGCTCCGGGATGACCGGGGTGAAGCTGCGGCCGATGCGGTTCTTCCACCTGTCGAACGTCTACCTGGCGCTGCTGTTCTCGGCCGTCGCGATCGACCCGCTGCTGTTCTGA
- the tkt gene encoding transketolase, which produces MTTDSSTFEWSDLDRRAVDVIRALAMDAVEEAGSGHPGTAMSLAPAAYLLFQRFLRHDPTDPAWPGRDRFVLSAGHSSLTLYIQLYLSGYGLDLGDLKALRKWGSQTPGHPEHGHTAGVETTTGPLGQGIGNAVGMAMAARRERGLFDPDAEPGQSPFDHRVWVIASDGDIEEGISHEASALAAHQRLGNLTVLWDDNRISIEDDTAIAFSEDVVARYEAYGWHVRAVDWAADGEYHENVEALARAFEDAEAESDRPTFIALRTIIGWPAPNKKNTGKIHGAALGSDEVAATKRIMGMDPEQVFAVPAEVLAHAREVVDRGRERRAEWEKGYRSWRAAQPARAADFDRIAERRLPAGWTEALPTFPAGKEIATRAASGEVLTALAPVLPELWGGSADLAESNNTTMKGEPSFIPEEFQTKEFPGNRYGRTLHFGVREHAMGAILNGIALHGGTRPYGGTFLVFSDYMRPSVRLAALMKLPVTYVWTHDSIGLGEDGPTHQPVEHLWSLRAIPGLDVVRPADANETTVVWRTILEHTDRPAALALTRQKLPTLERGGELGAAEGAAKGGYVLADAGNGRPDVILIATGSEVAIALEARRTLETEGTPTRVVSMPCVEWFQAQDEAYRQHVLPHSVRARVSVEAGIGLGWRAFVGDAGETVSLEHFGASADYKTLFQQFGFTPDRVVAAAHAALIRAGVEGQGRGETTGN; this is translated from the coding sequence GTGACTACGGACAGCAGCACGTTTGAGTGGTCCGACCTGGACCGGCGGGCCGTGGACGTGATCCGCGCCCTGGCGATGGACGCGGTCGAAGAGGCGGGATCCGGCCACCCGGGCACCGCGATGAGCCTGGCGCCGGCCGCGTACCTGCTCTTCCAGCGCTTCCTGCGGCACGACCCGACCGATCCGGCGTGGCCGGGCCGGGACCGGTTCGTGCTGTCGGCCGGGCACTCCAGTCTGACCCTGTACATCCAGCTCTACCTGTCCGGGTACGGGCTGGACCTCGGCGACCTGAAGGCGTTGCGCAAGTGGGGCAGCCAGACGCCGGGGCACCCCGAGCACGGCCACACCGCGGGTGTGGAGACCACCACCGGGCCGCTGGGGCAGGGCATCGGCAACGCGGTCGGGATGGCGATGGCCGCCCGCCGCGAGCGCGGCCTGTTCGACCCGGACGCCGAGCCCGGGCAGAGCCCGTTCGACCACCGGGTCTGGGTGATCGCCTCCGACGGCGACATCGAGGAGGGCATCAGCCACGAGGCGTCCGCGCTGGCCGCCCACCAGCGGCTGGGCAACCTCACGGTGCTCTGGGACGACAACCGCATCTCGATCGAGGACGACACCGCCATCGCCTTCTCCGAGGACGTGGTCGCCCGCTACGAGGCGTACGGCTGGCACGTGCGGGCGGTGGACTGGGCCGCCGACGGCGAGTACCACGAGAACGTCGAGGCGCTGGCCCGCGCGTTCGAGGACGCCGAGGCCGAGTCCGACCGGCCGACGTTCATCGCGCTGCGCACCATCATCGGCTGGCCCGCCCCCAACAAGAAGAACACCGGCAAGATCCACGGCGCGGCGCTCGGCTCCGACGAGGTGGCCGCCACCAAGCGGATCATGGGCATGGACCCCGAGCAGGTGTTCGCGGTGCCCGCCGAGGTGCTGGCGCACGCCCGCGAGGTCGTCGACCGGGGCCGGGAGCGGCGCGCCGAGTGGGAGAAGGGGTACCGGTCCTGGCGTGCGGCCCAGCCGGCCCGCGCCGCCGACTTCGACCGGATCGCCGAGCGGCGGCTGCCGGCGGGCTGGACGGAGGCGCTGCCGACGTTCCCCGCGGGCAAGGAGATCGCCACCCGCGCCGCGTCCGGGGAGGTCCTCACCGCGCTGGCCCCGGTGCTGCCGGAGCTGTGGGGCGGCTCGGCCGACCTGGCCGAGAGCAACAACACCACGATGAAGGGCGAGCCGTCCTTCATCCCCGAGGAGTTCCAGACCAAGGAGTTCCCCGGCAACCGGTACGGCCGCACCCTGCACTTCGGTGTCCGCGAGCACGCGATGGGCGCGATCCTCAACGGCATCGCCCTGCACGGCGGCACCCGCCCGTACGGCGGCACGTTCCTGGTGTTCAGCGACTACATGCGCCCGTCGGTGCGGCTGGCGGCGCTGATGAAGCTGCCGGTGACGTACGTGTGGACGCACGACTCGATCGGCCTCGGCGAGGACGGGCCCACCCACCAGCCGGTGGAGCACCTGTGGTCGCTGCGCGCCATCCCGGGCCTGGACGTCGTCCGCCCGGCCGACGCCAACGAGACCACGGTCGTCTGGCGGACCATCCTGGAGCACACCGACCGGCCCGCGGCCCTGGCCCTGACCAGGCAGAAGCTGCCCACGCTGGAGCGCGGCGGGGAGCTGGGCGCGGCCGAGGGCGCGGCCAAGGGCGGCTACGTGCTGGCCGACGCCGGCAACGGCCGACCGGACGTGATCTTGATCGCAACGGGCAGCGAGGTCGCGATCGCGCTCGAGGCGCGACGCACCCTGGAGACGGAGGGCACCCCGACCCGGGTGGTGTCGATGCCGTGCGTGGAGTGGTTCCAGGCCCAGGACGAGGCCTACCGGCAGCACGTGCTGCCGCACTCGGTGCGCGCCCGCGTGTCGGTGGAGGCCGGGATCGGGCTGGGCTGGCGGGCGTTCGTCGGCGACGCGGGCGAGACCGTCAGCCTGGAGCACTTCGGGGCCTCGGCCGACTACAAGACGCTCTTCCAGCAGTTCGGCTTCACCCCCGACCGGGTCGTCGCCGCCGCCCACGCCGCCCTGATCCGGGCGGGCGTCGAGGGCCAGGGGCGCGGGGAGACGACCGGCAACTGA
- the polX gene encoding DNA polymerase/3'-5' exonuclease PolX, translating into MARANDEAAELVQELADLLSITGGEAFKVRAYEKAARAIAGHPEDIAALDLEGLRRIPNVGAAIAKKIADYNATGTIRQVEELRAEIPAGVRALTSIPTLGPKKAMAVYEELGVSSVPELARAIEDGRLRGLRGFGAKTEENILRGIELMRRAGDRVLVDTAMGLASDIVAALSRVDGCRRCVYAGSLRRMRETIGDLDVLAASDDPGPIMAAFTALPQVAEVIARGDKKTSVRTVKGLQVDLRVVPPEAWGAALQYFTGSRQHNVRIRERAVRAGLKLSEYGLFSASEEDGGLIVSATEEEVYARLGLPWIPPTLREDSGEIEAALDGTLPRLVTEEDLRGDLHSHTDLTDGTASLEDMVAAAEARGLEYFAITDHAPDLFMQRMTDEKALAQREAIRALQARHPGMTLLHGTELNIGPDGGVDWDADFLAGFDVCVASVHSHFTQTTAEATRRLLRACENPHVHVIGHPTARLIGRRAPLDADWDEVFRACARTGTALEIDCFPDRLDLPADLIRRARRFGVKFAIDSDAHAVGHFRNVRYGVGTAQRGWLTPEDVINAWPLDRLRAFLGGETPA; encoded by the coding sequence ATGGCCAGGGCGAACGACGAGGCGGCGGAGCTGGTCCAAGAGCTGGCGGACCTGCTGTCGATCACGGGCGGGGAGGCCTTCAAGGTCCGGGCGTACGAGAAGGCCGCCCGGGCCATCGCCGGCCATCCGGAGGACATCGCCGCCCTCGACCTCGAGGGGCTCCGGCGCATCCCGAACGTCGGCGCGGCCATCGCCAAGAAGATCGCCGACTACAACGCCACCGGCACCATCCGCCAGGTGGAGGAGCTGCGCGCCGAGATCCCCGCCGGGGTGCGGGCGCTGACCTCCATCCCCACCCTCGGCCCCAAGAAGGCGATGGCCGTCTACGAGGAGCTCGGCGTCTCCTCCGTCCCCGAGCTGGCCCGGGCCATCGAGGACGGTCGGCTCCGTGGGCTGCGCGGCTTCGGCGCCAAGACCGAGGAGAACATCCTGCGCGGCATCGAGTTGATGCGTCGGGCGGGCGACCGGGTCCTCGTCGACACGGCGATGGGGCTCGCCTCCGACATCGTGGCCGCCCTCTCGCGGGTCGACGGATGCCGCCGTTGCGTGTACGCGGGCTCGCTGCGGCGCATGCGGGAGACCATCGGGGACCTCGACGTGCTGGCCGCCTCCGACGACCCCGGCCCGATCATGGCGGCGTTCACCGCGCTCCCCCAGGTCGCCGAGGTGATCGCCCGTGGCGACAAGAAGACCTCCGTCCGGACGGTCAAGGGCCTCCAGGTCGACCTGCGGGTGGTGCCGCCCGAGGCGTGGGGCGCCGCCCTGCAGTACTTCACCGGGAGCAGGCAGCACAACGTCCGCATCCGCGAGAGGGCGGTCCGGGCCGGGCTGAAGCTGTCGGAGTACGGGTTGTTCTCCGCCTCGGAGGAGGACGGCGGGCTGATCGTCTCCGCCACCGAGGAGGAGGTCTACGCGCGCCTGGGTCTGCCGTGGATCCCGCCGACCCTGCGCGAGGACTCCGGGGAGATCGAGGCGGCCCTCGACGGCACGCTGCCGCGCCTGGTGACCGAGGAGGACCTGCGCGGCGACCTGCACTCCCACACCGACCTCACCGACGGGACGGCCTCCCTGGAGGACATGGTCGCCGCCGCCGAGGCCCGGGGCCTGGAGTACTTCGCGATCACCGACCACGCGCCCGACCTGTTCATGCAGCGGATGACCGACGAGAAGGCGCTCGCCCAGCGCGAGGCGATCCGCGCGCTGCAGGCGCGGCACCCCGGCATGACGCTGCTGCACGGCACCGAGCTGAACATCGGGCCCGACGGCGGCGTCGACTGGGACGCCGACTTCCTGGCGGGCTTCGACGTGTGCGTGGCCTCGGTCCACAGCCACTTCACCCAGACGACGGCGGAGGCCACCCGCCGTCTGCTGCGCGCCTGCGAGAACCCGCACGTGCACGTCATCGGCCACCCGACCGCCCGCCTCATCGGCAGGCGGGCGCCGCTGGACGCCGACTGGGACGAGGTGTTCCGCGCGTGCGCCCGCACCGGCACCGCTCTGGAGATCGACTGCTTCCCCGACCGGCTCGACCTGCCCGCCGACCTGATCCGCCGGGCCCGCCGCTTCGGCGTGAAGTTCGCCATCGACTCCGACGCCCACGCCGTCGGCCACTTCCGCAACGTCCGCTACGGCGTCGGCACCGCCCAGCGAGGCTGGCTGACCCCGGAGGACGTCATCAACGCCTGGCCCCTCGACCGGCTCCGGGCCTTCCTCGGCGGCGAGACGCCGGCCTGA
- a CDS encoding PrsW family intramembrane metalloprotease, with product MVPMDPQAVLEGRVPGRPTAGLIIALTVSTLCALGVLGLYGWFGGGMGFVAALLLAILPIPLLISLVLTLDRVEPEPPRTLALAFMWGAGVAVLGALVLNTAGLIYVTVPVFGEAEGHFVSATVGAPLIEETLKGAVLFLLLWLRRTEIDGFADGIIYAAMVGLGFAMMENVTYYMRAFDEGGADQLTAVFVLRGVIAPFSHPLFTSMLGLGVAWAATHRNGRVAAPLVGLIAAMALHALWNGATTFGLGGLAVVYAVDFVLVLVLIAIVFVERRGTLQRIGRYLPMYEPTGLVTPQDVRMLVRMSSRRAARRWAREVGGQGAARAMDDYQLAATELALVHKRAERGTADPVWLAERRDALLSLMAVARQAFLRAPKPLPEGPPWAPGGGPSGFRRSEEAPGDVPDVPGP from the coding sequence ATGGTGCCCATGGATCCCCAGGCGGTGCTCGAGGGACGCGTGCCCGGGCGGCCGACCGCCGGGCTCATCATCGCGCTGACCGTCTCGACCCTGTGCGCCCTGGGCGTGCTGGGCCTGTACGGGTGGTTCGGCGGCGGCATGGGGTTCGTCGCGGCGCTGCTGCTGGCCATCCTGCCGATCCCGCTGCTCATCTCGCTCGTGCTCACCCTCGACCGGGTGGAGCCCGAGCCGCCCCGCACCCTGGCGCTGGCGTTCATGTGGGGCGCGGGTGTGGCGGTGCTGGGCGCGCTGGTCCTCAACACCGCCGGGCTGATCTACGTCACCGTGCCGGTCTTCGGCGAGGCCGAGGGCCACTTCGTGAGCGCCACGGTGGGCGCGCCGCTCATCGAGGAGACCCTCAAGGGCGCGGTGCTGTTCCTGCTGCTGTGGCTGCGGCGCACCGAGATCGACGGCTTCGCCGACGGGATCATCTACGCCGCCATGGTGGGGCTGGGCTTCGCGATGATGGAGAACGTCACCTATTACATGCGGGCCTTCGACGAGGGCGGCGCCGACCAGCTCACCGCCGTGTTCGTGCTGCGGGGCGTGATCGCGCCGTTCAGCCACCCGCTGTTCACCTCGATGCTTGGTCTGGGCGTCGCCTGGGCGGCCACCCACCGCAACGGGCGCGTCGCCGCCCCGCTGGTGGGGCTGATCGCCGCGATGGCGCTGCACGCCCTGTGGAACGGGGCCACCACCTTCGGGCTCGGCGGGCTCGCCGTCGTCTACGCGGTGGACTTCGTGCTGGTGCTGGTCCTCATCGCGATCGTGTTCGTGGAGCGGCGCGGCACCCTCCAGCGGATCGGACGGTACCTGCCGATGTACGAGCCCACCGGGCTGGTGACACCGCAGGACGTGCGGATGCTCGTCCGCATGTCCAGCCGGCGCGCGGCGCGGCGCTGGGCGCGGGAGGTCGGCGGTCAGGGGGCGGCCCGCGCGATGGACGACTACCAGCTCGCCGCCACCGAGCTGGCGCTGGTGCACAAGCGCGCCGAACGGGGGACCGCCGACCCCGTCTGGCTCGCCGAGCGGCGGGACGCGCTGCTGAGCCTCATGGCGGTGGCGCGGCAGGCGTTCCTGCGGGCGCCCAAGCCCCTGCCGGAGGGGCCGCCGTGGGCGCCCGGCGGCGGCCCGTCCGGCTTCCGGCGGTCCGAGGAAGCGCCCGGCGACGTGCCCGACGTGCCCGGCCCCTGA